The following proteins come from a genomic window of Winogradskyella sp. PC-19:
- a CDS encoding mechanosensitive ion channel family protein: MNTQDWIDKIYNLTLEFGPKLIGAFLIWIIGGFIIKLLMKGAHKAMTKSNYDDSLKKFLSNLIGWALKILLIVVILSTVGIETTSFAAILAAAGLAVGMALQGSLGNFAGGVLIMIFKPFKIGDLIEVQGQIGVVKEIEIFTTKLTGLSNREIILPNGNLSNDTIINFTTEGTRRVDLVFGIGYDEDIKKAKEVFISVLKAHPKVLTSIEPTVDVIELADSSVNFAVRPWCNTEDYWRVYFDITEQTKIALDEAGIDIPYPHAVEIQKEG; encoded by the coding sequence ATGAACACACAAGATTGGATAGATAAAATCTACAACCTGACATTAGAGTTTGGACCAAAGCTAATTGGAGCTTTTTTAATATGGATTATTGGAGGATTTATCATTAAATTATTAATGAAAGGTGCTCACAAAGCAATGACAAAAAGTAATTATGATGATAGCTTAAAAAAGTTTTTATCTAATTTAATTGGTTGGGCTTTAAAAATATTATTGATAGTCGTTATACTTTCAACGGTTGGTATTGAGACAACATCTTTTGCCGCTATTTTAGCAGCTGCAGGTTTAGCTGTTGGTATGGCGTTACAAGGCTCACTAGGCAACTTTGCTGGCGGTGTGCTAATCATGATTTTTAAACCTTTTAAAATTGGAGATTTAATCGAAGTTCAAGGTCAAATAGGAGTAGTAAAAGAGATTGAAATTTTTACAACTAAGTTAACCGGTCTATCTAATCGCGAAATTATTTTACCAAACGGAAATCTATCAAACGACACGATTATAAACTTTACTACTGAAGGTACTAGACGTGTAGATTTAGTTTTTGGAATTGGCTATGATGAAGATATTAAAAAAGCTAAAGAGGTTTTTATATCAGTTTTAAAAGCGCACCCTAAAGTATTAACTTCAATAGAGCCAACCGTAGATGTTATAGAACTTGCTGATAGCTCAGTAAATTTTGCAGTAAGACCTTGGTGTAATACTGAGGACTACTGGCGTGTCTACTTCGATATTACTGAACAAACTAAAATTGCTTTAGATGAGGCTGGTATCGACATACCATATCCTCATGCAGTAGAAATTCAGAAAGAAGGCTAA
- the tsaB gene encoding tRNA (adenosine(37)-N6)-threonylcarbamoyltransferase complex dimerization subunit type 1 TsaB, translating to MALILNIETSTTNCSVSLSKDEEILVLKEDNNAGYSHAEKLHLFVMDVINTSGISKNNLDAISISKGPGSYTGLRIGVSTAKGLCYALDKPLISISTLEALAHQVDIDEGYIVPMLDARRMEVYSAIYNSDYKIKREIQAQIIDATSFQSELENGKVNFIGNGVEKTKTIINHHNAIFIDGKLPSASTMAKLANSNYKKSDFENVAYFEPYYLKDFVALKPKKT from the coding sequence ATGGCTTTAATTCTAAATATAGAAACAAGTACAACCAATTGTTCAGTCTCCTTATCTAAAGATGAGGAGATTTTGGTTTTAAAAGAAGATAATAATGCTGGTTATTCTCATGCAGAGAAGCTCCATTTATTTGTAATGGACGTTATTAACACTTCAGGTATTTCTAAAAATAATTTAGATGCTATTTCTATTAGTAAAGGACCAGGTTCTTATACAGGTTTGCGTATCGGTGTGTCTACAGCAAAAGGACTTTGTTACGCACTAGATAAACCGTTAATTTCCATTTCTACTTTAGAGGCTTTGGCGCACCAAGTTGACATAGATGAAGGTTATATTGTCCCAATGTTAGATGCTAGACGAATGGAAGTTTATTCTGCGATTTACAATTCAGATTATAAAATTAAGAGAGAAATACAGGCACAGATTATAGATGCAACTAGTTTTCAATCTGAATTAGAAAACGGTAAAGTTAATTTTATCGGTAATGGCGTCGAAAAAACAAAAACCATTATCAATCATCATAATGCTATTTTTATAGACGGAAAACTACCTTCAGCGTCAACAATGGCTAAGTTGGCAAATAGTAATTACAAAAAAAGCGACTTTGAAAATGTCGCTTATTTTGAACCTTATTATCTAAAAGATTTTGTGGCTTTAAAGCCTAAAAAGACTTAG
- a CDS encoding efflux RND transporter periplasmic adaptor subunit: MSKKLKIILAVVGVLLLLLVVGKSSGMFGKKGNFKQVNTQDVELKEVIETVSATGKIQPEVEVKISSEVSGEILELPFKEGQQVKKGDLLVRVNPDLIQSALSRTQASYQNVKAGLEQAEATLKQAKADYDRSKALFDKGVISRADWDRAIATYETAQAGKSSAYFGVQSAGASVNEARDNLSRTTIYAPMSGTISLLNVELGERVVGTQQMAGTEILRVANLNNMEVEVDVNENDIVKVNIGDTTIVEVDAYLKKEFKGIVTEIANSAAGTLAADQVTNFKVKVRIIEESYADLTEGKPEAYSPFRPGMTATVDVITDKRESSVAVPISAIVIKTDTSSAKKTYGKKIETDVPSSKEEEKFECVFVNENGVAKLRVVKTGIQDDTNIEIISGLKEGDKIITGPYNMVSKTLKPGDKIEEKNKKTTTEEEKSED, from the coding sequence ATGAGTAAAAAATTAAAAATAATCTTAGCAGTTGTAGGTGTTTTACTACTATTACTAGTAGTAGGAAAGTCTTCGGGAATGTTTGGAAAAAAAGGAAATTTCAAACAAGTTAACACGCAGGATGTTGAGCTAAAAGAAGTAATAGAGACCGTTTCTGCAACAGGAAAAATCCAGCCAGAAGTTGAGGTTAAAATTTCAAGTGAAGTTTCTGGAGAAATTTTGGAATTACCTTTTAAAGAAGGTCAACAAGTTAAAAAGGGAGATCTTTTGGTAAGGGTGAATCCAGATTTAATTCAATCTGCCTTGAGCAGAACCCAAGCATCTTACCAAAACGTAAAAGCTGGTTTAGAGCAAGCAGAAGCAACGTTAAAACAAGCAAAAGCTGATTACGACAGAAGTAAAGCTTTATTTGATAAAGGTGTAATTTCTAGAGCAGACTGGGATAGAGCTATCGCAACTTATGAAACTGCGCAAGCAGGAAAAAGCTCTGCATACTTCGGAGTTCAAAGTGCAGGTGCGTCAGTTAATGAAGCAAGGGATAACTTGAGCAGAACAACTATTTACGCACCTATGAGTGGTACTATATCTTTACTTAATGTAGAGTTAGGAGAGCGCGTTGTAGGGACACAGCAAATGGCAGGTACTGAGATTTTGCGTGTAGCAAACCTTAATAATATGGAGGTCGAAGTCGATGTTAATGAAAATGATATCGTTAAAGTAAACATCGGAGACACAACCATTGTAGAAGTTGATGCTTATTTGAAGAAAGAATTCAAAGGTATTGTGACAGAGATAGCTAATTCTGCTGCTGGTACTCTAGCTGCTGACCAAGTGACTAATTTTAAGGTAAAAGTTAGGATTATTGAAGAATCTTATGCTGACTTGACAGAAGGAAAACCAGAAGCGTATTCTCCCTTTAGACCAGGCATGACAGCAACGGTAGACGTAATTACAGACAAAAGAGAAAGCTCTGTTGCTGTACCAATTAGTGCTATTGTTATCAAAACAGATACAAGTTCTGCAAAGAAAACTTATGGAAAAAAGATTGAGACAGACGTACCTTCTTCAAAAGAAGAAGAAAAGTTTGAATGTGTTTTTGTAAATGAAAATGGTGTTGCTAAACTTAGAGTAGTAAAAACAGGTATTCAGGACGATACTAATATTGAAATCATTTCGGGTTTAAAAGAAGGTGATAAAATCATTACTGGACCATACAATATGGTATCTAAGACATTGAAGCCTGGAGATAAAATCGAGGAGAAAAATAAAAAGACAACTACCGAAGAAGAAAAATCTGAAGATTAG
- a CDS encoding TolC family protein, which translates to MKKSIIIIAVLLLGVSATAQKKWTLKECVEYALENNISVKQSELDLEATDIEALTALGNFLPTFSAGAGVSENTGLSFNPITNNAQTTTFLSASGNINIGYTVFNGLRNIRQAQRAKISNLASQYRLSRMKDDISLLVANSYLTVLLNKANLEVLVSQNEVTKQQIKQTEQLVEVGTLPQGDLLEIKATDAGEQQSIVNAENQIRISLISLAQVLLVKDYENFDIEDEGYGIVNSIEDKSVEEIIQNAKENRSEIRIAEQNVELANKDLQISRGAYLPTLTAFFGYNTRYANSPNFSQVVDANNPTITQQIGVVQGTGQAVVSQFPNTNTIEVSADPFIDQLYENDGIGYGFSLNVPIFNGFNTRASVKRNKINLERSKFQLEQAELDLESNVYQAYVDAKGTLKAYEAAETALESQELAYEYAKARYDEGLTNAFDFSQAKLRYDNSKINLNRTKYDYIFRLKVLELFFGIPATELKF; encoded by the coding sequence ATGAAAAAATCAATCATTATCATAGCGGTATTACTTTTAGGAGTATCTGCAACTGCACAAAAAAAATGGACACTCAAGGAATGTGTCGAGTATGCCTTAGAAAATAATATTTCTGTAAAGCAAAGCGAATTAGATTTAGAAGCTACTGATATCGAAGCTCTAACTGCATTAGGTAATTTTTTACCTACTTTTAGTGCCGGCGCTGGTGTTAGCGAGAATACAGGTTTAAGTTTTAATCCAATAACGAACAATGCTCAAACCACAACATTTCTATCAGCCTCAGGTAATATTAACATTGGCTATACTGTTTTTAATGGACTAAGAAATATAAGACAAGCACAGCGAGCAAAAATTTCTAATCTAGCTAGTCAATATAGATTATCTCGTATGAAAGACGATATATCTTTATTGGTAGCCAATAGCTATTTGACAGTTCTTTTAAATAAAGCGAATCTAGAAGTTTTAGTTTCGCAAAATGAGGTTACAAAACAACAAATAAAACAAACAGAACAACTTGTAGAAGTTGGAACATTACCTCAAGGAGATTTGTTAGAGATTAAAGCTACTGATGCTGGCGAGCAACAGTCTATTGTAAATGCCGAAAATCAAATTAGAATATCACTAATTAGCTTAGCGCAAGTACTATTAGTTAAGGATTATGAGAATTTTGATATTGAAGATGAGGGCTACGGAATAGTTAATTCAATTGAAGATAAATCAGTTGAAGAAATAATTCAGAATGCTAAAGAAAATCGTTCAGAGATTAGGATTGCAGAGCAAAATGTTGAGTTAGCTAACAAGGATTTACAGATTTCAAGAGGTGCTTATTTACCTACTCTTACAGCATTTTTTGGTTATAATACACGTTATGCCAACTCTCCAAATTTTTCACAGGTAGTCGATGCTAATAATCCAACAATAACTCAGCAGATAGGTGTAGTTCAAGGGACTGGGCAGGCAGTAGTCAGTCAATTTCCTAACACTAATACGATAGAGGTTAGTGCCGATCCTTTTATAGACCAGTTATATGAAAATGACGGTATAGGTTACGGATTTAGTTTAAATGTTCCAATATTTAATGGATTTAATACTAGAGCCAGTGTAAAAAGAAATAAAATTAATTTAGAGCGAAGTAAGTTTCAATTAGAGCAAGCAGAGCTAGATTTAGAGTCAAATGTATATCAAGCTTATGTTGATGCAAAAGGAACTTTAAAAGCTTATGAAGCTGCTGAAACAGCTTTAGAATCTCAGGAATTAGCTTACGAATATGCAAAAGCGAGATATGATGAAGGTTTAACCAATGCTTTTGATTTTAGTCAAGCAAAATTAAGATACGATAATTCAAAAATTAACTTAAATAGAACTAAATACGATTACATTTTTAGACTTAAAGTACTAGAGTTGTTTTTCGGAATACCAGCCACAGAATTAAAATTTTAG